A window of Medicago truncatula chloroplast, complete genome genomic DNA:
TAAACAATAAAATATATTGACATGAGGAGGAACATATTTACTAGTTATATCATCGGCAATCGCCTGAATCTCAAGACGTTCTTCGAACCAATCATAGACTTTATTGAGATAGGTAAACCAAAGGACCCCCCTGAGAACCGTATATGAGAATTTCATCTCGTACGGCTCAAACAAAAATACCAGTTATTTGGAAAACAGATATGTGGAATAGAAAGTTTTAAACTTCTTAACTTAATCCTATGATTCCAATCTTTTTTGAAGATAAAAAAAATGGAAATCCAAAAGGTATTCTTTGTGTTTGTTTATAATGCCAAAATTTCAAGTCGGCTCACTCGTCTTTTCTCTTGATCCTTACCGGCCTCTTGAATATTCTATTATTCACCTCATTTTTTTTGTCTGTATTTAATACGATTTTACTGTTTTTTTTTTATTATTATTGATAGGAATTTTCTTGTTAAGACCCTATAGAATCAATTCAAAAACCTCAGATTCATACCAGAACCACGATGATTTCCAAAAAAACCTTTAATCCAAGTCCAAAAATTCCCTGAGTAAGAACTGCTGGATCATCACTTATTTAATTTTTTTTTTTTGAAATTGATTATTCTAACTCTTTAATTTTTTTTCGTCCGGTTGCGAGGTCTAAATATAAATATTAAGTATGAATCATAGTTCTAATACTTTAGAATCTATTTCTTTTCTATATTCCGTGCTCCAGATATTAGAATAAATATCTGACGGGGTAAAGCCATCTCTATCAAGATAAGAAAGATGACGTATCCTTTTTATGTTCTGTACTATCAATAGGATCAATTGTAACAAGTCACACACTCATATTCCGGAAATACAGAAACAAAGAAGTTTCGCGGTCGAACTACCAAATAAAAATGGAATGGTCTAAAAATCAACGACCTAAATGCTAAGCTAAACTTTACTTTCTATTGAAAAACTAGTTAGTTGGTTCTTGTGAATCTAATTCTCTAATTCGAAATTTGGTCCAGTAAAATGGACGAATTATAAATCTCTAAAATAATAGAGAGAAATACCGCAAATAGAGCCATTGCAATACCCATCAAAGGGGTAGTTCCCCATCCCGGAGCTACTTTACCATATTCTGAATTCAACGGTTTCAATAAATCTCCTACAACAGTTCGTCTTGGACCAGATCTAGAACTATCCTCAACGGTTTGTGTAGCCATAAATCCTATTTTTTTTTTTTTTCATTGAGATCTGTTGACTTTGTATACCATTACGCTGTAAATTACCCTATAGATCCATTGTAGTCTTGATATTATATAATCATGGAAACAGCAACCCTAATTGCCATCTCTATATCTGGTTTAATTGTCAGTTTTACCGGGTATGCCCTATATACTGCTTTTGGGCAACCCTCTCAACAACTAAGAGATCCATTCGAAGAACATGGGGACTAGTTGAAATAATGAGCCTCCAATATCGTAATATTGGAGGCTCATTACTTCAATTGAGGTAATTCAAAATCATTTCGTCTTTTTAGTTGGAACTATAGGGGGTTCTCTAAAAAAGATAGCGAAAAAAATGATTCCTAAAGTCGAGACTAAGAGGAATGTATAAACCAATGCTTCCATAGATTTGATCGTGGTTTACAATTATAGCTTTCATACCTGTTTTGGGGGATTATCTCCTGGACGAGATTTATATAGTTCCCTATATAAAATTCAAATAACAACAAAAAAGTCGAATCGAAAAGGAACAAACCAATTTCTATCAGACTGCCTGTTTTTTTGTAGTTGGATCTCCAAGTTTTTGGAATGCTCCAAATTCTACTTGAGCATCCAAATCTGGATCAATACCAGCAAAAACATCTCTGAACAAGGTTCTAGCACCATGCCAAATGTGCCCGAAAAAGAAGAGAAGAGCAAACGAAGCATGTCCAAAAGTAAACCAACCCCTTGGACTGCTACGAAAAACACCGTCCGATTTTAAAGTAGCACGATCTAATTCAAAAATTTCACCCAATTGAGCACGTCGAGCATATTTTTTCACAGTAGCAGGATCACTATAACTGACTCCATTGAGTTCGCCACCAAAGAACTCAACTGTTACACCGACTTGTTCGACACTATACTTCGATTCTGCCCTTCGAAAAGGAACATCCGCTCTAACAATTCCGTCTCCGTCGACTAAAACAACCGGAAATGTTTCAAAAAAAGTAGGCATACGACGTACAAAAAGTTCACGCCCCTCTTTGTCTCTAAAGATAGGATGTCCTAACCAACCAACGGCTATTCCATCTCCATTGTCCATTGAGCCCGCTCTAAACAATCCCCCTTTTGCCGGATTATTGCCGATGTAATCATAAAAAGCTAATTTTTCAGGAATTTTAGACCAAGCTTCTGATAAACTTTGATTTTCGGCTAGCCCAGCACCAACTCTTCTATATATTTCTTGCTGGAAGTATCCCTGATCCCATTGATAACGAGTAGGACCAAATAATTCAATCGGAGTAGTTGCTGAACCATACCACATAGTTCCAGCAACAACAAAAGCTGCAAAAAATACAGCAGCGATACTACTGGAAAGGACGGTTTCAATATTTCCCATACGCAATCCTTTGTATAAACGTTGAGGTGGACGCACACTAAGATGGAAAAGGCCCGCTAATATGCCCAATGTCCCTGCTGCAATATGATGAGAGGCTATTCCCCCCGGAACAAAAGGATCAAAACCGTCCACACCCCATGCTGGATTTACAGATTGTACCCTTCCAGTTAGTCCATAAGGATCGGATACCCATATTCCAGGACCAAACAATCCTGTTACATGAAATGCGCCAAAACCAAAACACGCGACCCCTGCAAGAAATAAATGAATTCCAAATATTTTTGGCAAATCCAAAGAAGGTTTTCCAGTACGTTCATCACAAAAGATTTCTAGATCCCAATAAACCCAATGCCAAATAGCCGCCAAAAAGCACAAGCCTGAAAACACAATATGTGCCGCGGCCACACCTTCGTAACTCCAAATACCCGGATTCGTTATAGTCCCTCCTGTGATATTCCAACCACCCCACGAATTGGTTATTCCTAAACGAGTCATAAAGGGTATAACGAACATACCCTGTCTCCACATTGGGTCAAGAACAGGGTCAGAGGGATCAAAAACTGCTAATTCATATAGAGCCATCGAACCGGCCCAACCAGCAACCAGAGCTGTATGCATTATATGGACAGAAAGTAAACGGCCGGGATCATTTAATACAACGGTATGAACACGATACCAAGGCAAACCCATGAAAATACCTCTTATATCAACAAAAAATAGACACTATGTAACTTTATTGCACTGTAAAAAACTATCCTATGGACCTTCCCCTTTTAGTAAATTATCTCGCATTAAAGAATTAATGTTCTAGTTTTTTAGTAATAATGGAACATTCTATTCGTAGGAACAAAAAGAAGCAGATCTATTCTATATCCGATAAGTAACAATACGCAATGGTGGGGGTTGTTACTTTTTTTTTATGAGTGTTTGTATTGGATATGTGGTTTATATCAGTGAATCCAGACATATCCAAGAAGGACCTATTCGTCAAAACTTTCCTTTATTCATTTAGTGTTATTTTTTTATTTATGTTATCTCCAAAATAGAAATGATTTTTAACAAAATCAACTCATTCTGTCTCCTTACGTTCTCACTCCAAAGAAAAGAAAGATAGGATAGATCTTTTTCTATTTAATGCCAATTGGTGTTCCAAAAGTACCCTTTCAACTTCCTGAAGAAGATGAGGCATCTTGGGTTGATTTATACAATCGACTTTTTCAAGAAAGATTACTTTTTTTAGGTCAAGAGGTCAACACTGAAATATCAAATCAACTTGTTGGTCTAATGGTATATCTCAGTTTAGAGGACAAGACCAGAGATTTGTATTTGTTTATAAATTCTCCGGGCGGAGAGGTAATATCTGGAATGGCTATATTTGATATTATGCAAGTTGTAGAAGCAGAAGTACATACAGTATGCGTAGGACTAGCCGCTTCAATGGGATCTCTTCTTTTGGTCGGAGGGGAATTTACCAAACGTCTAGCATTCCCTCACGCTTAGCGCGAATGATTCTTATTTTCTTAATTTTTAGAAAAGAAAAAAAAAACTATGCCTAAACCAATATTAAGTAAAAAAAGCATGGCACTTCGAGTTCGATATGCAAAAATTATTATTTTTCAAAACCATTAGATTATATATCGAAAGAGTCGTATGAAAAAGGGGTATTTACTATTTTATATAATTAAAATACTCTATTTTAGTGTCACAATTCTTTTTTGCTTTCGTTTTTCATAGCAGAGACATTTAACAACAACATTAATTATTTTAATTGAATTTTTGAATTTCAAAACAAAAAAGAAACTTTTGGATTGCTGAATAAAAAACTACACTAAATAAGAAATAAGAGAGCAACGGAATCATCATATTCTTTAAAAAAGATTCTCAAACAAAAAAGAAAGGTGATTATTATATTTTGGATTAGTTACTGATTTTGGTCTGATAGACCCGGTATATTTTATATATATTTTATATTTCTGCAATGGAAGATAGATTTCATATTTATAGTAGAGCCGAGCCGTATGCTATATAAAAGAGATGCCTGTACGGCTTTAAATTGAATTTCTTTTTTATATGCCCTCCAAGATTAGGAAAAACTCCTATTCTGTTAGACTCTCAGCTCAGGGTAATGATCCATCAACCTGCTACTTCTTTGTATGAGGGACAAGTAGGAGAATGTATGCTGGAAGCGGAGGAATTACTGAAAATGCGAAAAACTATCACAAATATTTATGCACAAAGAACAGGCAAAGCTTCCTGGCAGATATACAGAGACATGGAGCGGGATCTTTTTATGTCAGCAGAAGAAGCTGAAGCCCACGGAATTGTTGATACGGTCGCAGCTTAAATCCAAAAAAAAGGAGTTAACTAATGTCATTATATGTCAAATAATGACATTCAAAAAAAAAGGAGTTAACTAATGTCATTATATGACATTAGTTAAATCCAAAAAAAAGGAGTTAACTAATGTCATATAATGACATTAGTTAAATCCAAAAAAAAGCAGTTAACTAATGTCATTATATGACAAATAATGACATTCAAAAAAAAAGGAGTTAACTAATGTCATTATATGACATTAGTTAAATCCAAAAAAAAGGAGTTAACTAATGTCATATAATGACATTAGTTAAATCCAAAAAAAAGCAGTTAACTAATGTCATTATATGACAAATAATGACATTAGTTAAATCCAAAACAAAAAAGTTATGTTATCATTCCAACATACGTTCTCATTCCAAAGAAAAAAAAAAACCCACGGAATCGTATGAATAAACAATTTGTTAGGACGCTGCTTTTGAAACTTTTGGAATTAATTAAGTGGTTAATTAAGAGGTATCTTAATGATCATAATTCGGTTTCTCGAATGATTTTACTTTGGAGGCTTTGGAATCTTTTTCAATTTTTAAAGGGATTAATTATTGAGTCTTTTTTTAATCGTGATGATCAGCCTGATGATGAGGCTGATTATGAGCCTGATGATGAGCCTGATTATGAGCCTGATTATGAGGCTGATTATGAGCCTGATTATGAGGCTGATTATGAGCCTGATTATGAGCCTGATGATGATAAATTTTTCCGATATATTATAGTCTTTATGTTCTTCTTATTAGTATTCTACCATTCATATAATGATAATGGAAAAAGAATGCAAAAAGAAGCATTTTTTAAATCATCATTTTTTAAAGACTGAAAAATGGAAGTTGAAAATAGACTGAAAAATGGAAGTTGAAAATAGACTGAAAAATGGAAGTTGAAAATAAAAAAATATTGTTTTTCTTACTTAATGAATAAAAATCAATAATCAATAAAAAGTATAGTAAGTATAGTAATTATACTACTATACTTACTATACTTTTTATTTTTACTTAAAAGCAGTATTCATGAATAATAAAGGATTACTCAAAAGTATTATCCCCATTGCATTCCAAACAAAGCATTATATTATATACTCAAAAGGATTACTCATGAGTAAGAAATTAAAAAGTATTCCTGAAAGGTATTACCCATAAATACAGGATTTGCTATTTTAGCTTTTTAATTGTCTTTTAGTTGTTCTTTACTTTAATTGTCTTACCAACCGTATTTTATAGAATCTAAAAAATTCATAATTATCTGGTTAGGATTGATCTAAACCAGCTCATTATATATATATGACTCACCATGCCAACTATAAAACAACTTATTAGAAACACAAGACAGCCAATCCGAAATGTAACAAAATCTCCCGCTCTTCGGGGATGCCCTCAGCGCCGAGGAACATGTACTAGGGTGTATGTGCGACTCGTTTAGATCATAGACTAAAATAGAAAAATCTAGTCTATTAATAAGAATTCTATATAGAATTCTATTGTGTATAAAATTTATGGTTTCGATTGGTGCAAACCGAATCACCTTAATTTGTAATTTAAGATGAAAAATACTTTCCCATTGGTAACAAATAGTTATCCATTAAGCGGGAAAAATCCAATTTTAAATAAAAAATTGTGCCCTAAATTTTGCAATAACGGACTAAGAGGGTCAACTACCCAGCTAATCTTCATACTTAAATACCGTTACTGTATAGCTAGATTTTGTTGTGAAAGACCTATTACTAGATATTTCATGGGTAGAGCCCATAAGTGTGAACTGTACAAGTTCACAATAACATTGATTGAATGAGGATTCAATGAAAGAAGGGGCTCCGGTGTATAGAGAGGACCTTACCGTTTAACAAGTAATCATAGAAACGATGGAACCCACCATTTCTTTGTCTATTTCTATTAAATTAACTATGCTTTTTTGAATACCTAGTATCAATAGAATTTCTTATTAAGAGGTTAAATACTTAGAAAAAAAAATCGTGGTTGGGAAGGTTATAGCAGCAAAAGCCATTGGAATTTTTATTTTATACATTGGAAAAATCCATTTTGTTATTAATAGACTAGGTAAGGATAAAAGAATAACCGAAAGAAAAAAAGAAAATAGTTATTCATCAAAGTCTCACTTATTCAATGACCAGAGTTAAACGAGGATCTATCGCTCGAAAACGGAGGACAAAAATGAGTTTATTTACATCAAGCTTTCGCGGAGCTCATTCAAAACTTATTCGAACTATTTCGCAACAGAAAATAAAAGCTTTGGTTTCGGCTCATCGGGATAGAGATAGGAAAAAAAGGGATTTTCGCAGTTTGTGGATCAGTCGAATAAACGCAATAATTGCCCAAAATAAAAACAAAGTATACTGTATTTATAGTAAATTAATTTATAATCTGTACAAGAGTCAATTGCTTCTTAATCGTAAAATAGTTGCACAAATAGCTATATTAAAAGGGAATTGTCTTTTTATGATTGCCAAGGAGATCATAAACTAATAAAAATTCCCCGGAGACTCAACTCCGGGAAGGTGGTAGAATAAAAGAGATTTGTATGATAAAATAGAATTCATATGATAAAGTTATCAAAATAAATAAACAACCACGCTCAAAAAAATTATTCTTCTTCACCTATTATCTTTTTTCTTACAACGCAACATCCTCAATAGGATTGTCGTATTTTTCGAAAAAAAAAAATAAATATAAATCTGCATTGAATTTGAGTTTCGATTCAAAATGAAATTTACTTGAAGAGTAACTCTATTTATTTATTTTTTTTCGATTTTTTAGAACAGTAGTAGGAGTTCTAGCGATCGACTCGCTTTTTTCATATTTTTTTTTTTCATATTTTTTTTTTTCATATTTTTTTTTTCCATTAGGTAACGTTAACGAATTAAAACTAACAAAAGGTAACAAAGATAAAATACGAGCTTGTTTTATAGCAATCGTAATTAATCGTTGTTGTTTTAAGGTTGATCTATTCACGCGTCTAGATAATATTTTTCCTTGGCGACTAATAAATCGATAAAGTAAACTCATGTTTTTATAATCAATTCGATCCCCCGATTGGATCGGGGACAAACTCCTACGAAAAGATTGCTTAGATTTAAGAAAGAGTCGCTTAGATTTAGATTTATCCATGGTTTGTTTATTCCTATACCGAAAATCCCATTTCTTATAAAAAAAAGGATTTGTTTTATTTATATTCTTATTTTTTTTTTAATATATATTTCTATTTGTTATATAAGGAAATATATGCTATTTATAGGTTGTTATATATATAATTTATAGAATCTAATTTCTAGAATTTACCTCCTAAGGGTGACACACAAGCAATCCATTTTCTCTATTTCTTTATCTCGACGTGAATCGTATGTTTGCAACAAAAGGGACAGAATTTTCTCAATTCCAATCGATTGGGTGTATTGTGTCGATTCTTTTGAGTAATATATCTAGAAATACCCCTAGATTCCTTATTAACACTCTTTTTATCACAACTGCTACATTCCAAAATAACAGTTATTCGTATATCTTTACCCTTGGCCATGAACCTCCTTTGGTTTTTTTTGATTCACTTAACTCTTCTATTTTAAGATTCGAAGCGAAGAAGAAAAAAGGAACGAAAAAAGTATAAGTTGATAATTCAAAATCAAATTATTAAAGATTTTGTTCCAATTCATTTTATATAGTACAGTAATAATTTAGTAATACAATGATTTAGAACTATATTTCGAATCACAGTACAGTATTTCATTTTTCATTTAAATATCTTGTATGATATTATTGACCCGCCCAAGTATTCTATTACAATTCCATTTAGGGTCTCACTCTATTATTAATTTAATAGCAATGGAATTGAATTAATACTTCAATTCCATTGAAACCTGGGAAAAACTCCTAATTTCACGGAGGCCAAATCCACCTTTCTTAAATTAATTTGCTCTTTTTTTTTTTTTCGAACTTATTCTAGTCTAATTAGAAAAAAAAAAAAAAAACGAACGAAGAGGGATTTATTCACAGATATTTTATTGGATCTCTAATCTTTGTCACCCCTTTCCCGTGCCAATAACTAGAATCAAAAAAAGGGGAATGTCAATGCATCCGGGAATAAACGATTGATTTCTATCAAGAGACCTGCTAGAACCGCGAACCATAGAGTACTTGCCACCGGTGCCACAGAGAGATATGTTTTTAGATCTCGCATTTCAAATCCTCCTTCGTTTTTTTTCTTGTAATTTGTAATACATAATAATACAGAATTACATATTAGGAATATGATCAATAATTATACATTCTATTAAAAGAATATTTTAAATTTTTATATTTTTTATTATATTTTAATTCTATTATTTTAATGCTATTATATATTTATTTATATATATTATACTCTTTATGTTCTTGTTATTATTATTATACTCTTTATATTGTAAATATTTATATTATATATCCTATCTATTCATCGATATCTTATTTATACGATATAATAAAGTAAAAAAAATAAATGACAGGATATATTCTATATATATATATAATGGAAAAATGTGGAAAACAAGACAAAAAGTCTTTACAATGACAATGGAAACCGATGTAAAGGGATGTAGCGCAGCTTGGTAGCGCGTTTGTTTTGGGTACAAAATGTCACAGGTTCAAATCCTGTCATCCCTATCCCTAACTAGTAGTTATCGTATCAGCAGTAACAATAGATCAATTGCGACCGATTCAAATTGATACATACTCAATATGGAGAACTATTCATATTGAGTATGTATGCATGCAAGATCTATTGCCATCACAAAAAATTATTTATGAAAAGAAAGCGCTCTTAGTTCAGTTCGGTAGAACGCGGGTCTCCAAAACCCGATGTCGTAGGTTCAAATCCTACAGAGCGTGATTCCCCCCGATTCTTCTTAGATTGAGAATGACACTTAAATCTTAAATATTAAATAATGGGATAACAGTCTAATCAAAAGTTTTAATTTGATCTACTGTGAATTAGTATTAAAACAAAGAAATGGCAGGTCAATAAACAAGCGAGATGTTAATTAAATCAAATATCCAACTGATCACCACGTCGGTATTGTAAATATGCCGTTACAAATAATCCAGCCAAAGTAATAGGAATTAGACCTAACACGATTCCAAATAGAGAAACTTCAATCATTTGAGTTTGGTTGAAAGGAAAAAAAGTGGGGGTAATATCTATCCTTAAATAGGAATCTGTATTGACCGTGAATCTCAATGACCAAGAATTGGCAATTGACATGATAAGGAACTATAGAATATCTAAAAAATTCAAAAATTTACAATTCATCTCAAAATTTCAAATCAAATAAGTCGTATCTTATTCAGACTAATAAAAAGACCCGCGGTTATTGTTAAAACTGCTAGTAGAAAACCGAAATAACTGGTTATAGTGGGCATAAGGAAACTAGATGAAATATGTTCTTTTTATACATATGTTTATAAAGCACTTTCCTAAGTTTCCATTTAGTTTTGAGATAAAAATAGGAAAATAACCAAAAAATACCACTTGAAAGATACAATTGAAAATAATTGATTCATGAATCAATTATTACGGACAAACAAAAATAAAAATCTAGTTACATAGGTACGAAATCAATTCATCATCTGTGACATCTACCCATCCTGTGATTCCAAATCAACAGATTTATTGATCAACTCATGAGTTGAGTAAACTAATCGAATGAAAATATTTTCATTTTTTTATTTTAATAATTAATAAAAAGCTCTATCCTTTTACTGGACGACTAATTAATTCAATTCTTGAAAATGAAATAAAGAAATAAATTTAATTTTATAGTACTTGATCTCGCCACTGATTGTGAAATTTCGTTGCTGTGTTAGAAGAAGGATAGCTATACTGATTCGGTATACTCGAAAGAGACCCTTGGTACAAAATTGACGATCTAACAAAGATTGCATTTCAGTAAATTTCTATTTACTAATCTCATCTTTTATGGAATCGATCCCCCTTTGACTGTATAAGAATATGTGGAGCTCGGCATGTCTGGAAGCACAGGAGAACGTTCTTTTGCTGATATTATTACCAGTATTCGATACTGGATTATTCATAGCATTACTATACCCTCCCTATTCATTGCGGGTTGGTTATTTGTCAGCACGGGTTTAGCTTACGATGTATTTGGAAGTCCCCGTCCAAACGAGTATTTTACAGAAAGCCGACAAGGAATTCCATTAATAACTGGCCGTTTTGATTCTTTGGAACAACTCGATGAATTTAGTAGATCTTTTTAGGAGGCTCCAATGACCATAGATAGGACCTATCCCATTTTTACAGTACGATGGTTGGCTGTTCACGGACTAGCGGTACCCACCGTTTTTTTTTTGGGATCAATATCAGCAATGCAGTTCATCCAACGATAAACCTAATCCGAATTATAGAGCTACGACACAATCAAACCCAAATGAACAAAATGTTGAATTGAATCGTACCAGTCTCTACTGGGGTTTATTACTCATTTTTGTACTTGCTGTTTTATTTTCAAATTATTTCTTCAATTAATAGACGAAAAGGGAATATATATATTAGGAATTCTCTTATCCCATTCGGAAGGATATCATTTGATAATTATCTATGACTGTTTAGGTCTCTAGCATGACTGACTACTTGATCAAATGTGGAGGAAAGTGGGATAAATGGCCGATACTACCGGAAGGATTCCTCTTTGGATAATAGGTACTGTAACAGGTATTGTCGTGATCGGTTTAGTTGGTATTTTCTTTTATGGTTCATATTCCGGATTGGGATCATCCCTGTAATACTAGACTAGGATGAATTAAGTTTTTGAAATGAAAGCATAAGAACTCAACGGGGATCCACTCTTTCTTTGATGAATTCGAGGGGGTCCTGTTGAGTTCTTCCTAATCAGAATCTTTTTGTAAGGGATTCAATAGATAACTTTTTGGTATGTTTCAAAAAACTCCATTTTTTTTATAATGTTTTTGAAAAATAAACTTCATTAATTCGTTCAAAACATTTTTTTTTTTTTTTGGATAATATCTGTCGATACTTTTGCTTTAAAGTTGAACGAAAAGTAAAAGAAAGAAGAAATTACTTGATTTAATTATTCTGGGTGGCGCAATCATATTGTATTCTACAAATTTTATTTTGCAAGAATTCTTAATTCTAGAATCTATTTTCTAGCGGTCAAATATTCTGTAGAACCGAACCTTTTTGATACTATACTAACAGAATCTTACTCTAAATAGATTTTATTCTGTAATAATATAGAATTATGATTTAATTATTATTTTTTTTTTAAGTTAATTAAGGAAGTTTATTTAGTGAATTAAATTCGCGATCTTTTTTGTTTGTCCATTATTTCACTACGTATCTATTTCGATATAAACAATAAACAATAAGGAATGGGACTCTAGGAAAAGACAAATTATCCATCCTAGAATCCTGTTTTCCCTATTTCTACTTTACTTAATAGAATATTCTTTGCCTATTTTTTTTTTAGGTTTAGTATCGAGTGGAATTTAATTCTATTACAATAGAAAAGGATTAATAGATTTCTATTCTAGCGCATTGAAATGTGAAAACAGCTACATAATCATATGTTCGAATTAATTGTAGAGTTGAAAAAAAAAGACAAGAACCAAAGTAAAATACTCTTCTTCACAATATACATACTATGACTGACTAGTTCTACGGTACAAGGAATTCTTTAAATAGAGGAGAAAAAAACTAGAAAAACCAAAAGGTCTTTCCATAATTTATCAACAAAAATGTAGTTCTTTATTACCAGCTTAATAGATTGATAAATCCACATACCTAAAAATTCATTTCGGACAATTGAACCTTTTCAAATTGTTTCTTTTTAAGAACCAAAAAGATTTGTGCCAAAATAATAGATGCCAAGAAGAACAACAGACCTTGTACACGTAACGGATCTTGAAGCACTATTTCTGCATCCCCCTGACCAAATCCACCCACATTAGGATTACTCGTTAATGGTTGATCAAGTTTCATAGATTCACCTTCTGAAACAAGAAGTTCTGGTCCTGGCGGTATAATATCAATCACTTCACGTCCATCCGATGCATCCACTATCGTTATTTCGTATCCACCTTTTTCTTTTCGTATAATTTTATTTACTATACCTGTTGCTGTAGCATTATAAACATTATTATTACTCTTGCTCCCGTCGGGATAAATCTGACCCCTTCCCCTATTCCCGCCTACATATATAGGATATTTTAAGAAGTGAACATCTCTCTTAGTAGCGGGATCTGGAGAAAGAATAGGAAAGGTAATTTCACTATATTTCTTCCCAGGAACGGGGCCTACCACAAGAATATTTTTTTTTGTGGGACGATAGCTTTGAAAAGACAAATTACCTATCTTTTCTTTAATCTCGGGCGAAATACGATCAGGAGGGGCCAATTCAAAACCCTCTGGTAAAATAAGAACAGCACCTACATTCAAAGCCCCTTTTTTACCATTAGCAAGAACTTGTTTAACTTGCATATCATAAGGAATTCGAACAACTGCTTCAAATACAGTATCGGGAAGTACCGCTTGTGGAACCTCAATATCTACAGGCTTATTAGCTAAATGGCAATTAGCACATACAATCCGCCCGGTAGCTTCTCTCGGATTTTCATAACCCTGTTGAGCAAAAATGGGATATGCATTTGAAATGGGTGCTCGAGTTATTATATATATCATGAGCAATACGGAAATGGATCGGGTAATCTCTTCCTTTATCCAAGAAAAAGCATTTCTAGTTTGCATGGTCCAATCATTCA
This region includes:
- the psbJ gene encoding photosystem II protein J produces the protein MADTTGRIPLWIIGTVTGIVVIGLVGIFFYGSYSGLGSSL
- the petA gene encoding cytochrome f (component of cytochrome b6/f complex), whose product is MQTRNAFSWIKEEITRSISVLLMIYIITRAPISNAYPIFAQQGYENPREATGRIVCANCHLANKPVDIEVPQAVLPDTVFEAVVRIPYDMQVKQVLANGKKGALNVGAVLILPEGFELAPPDRISPEIKEKIGNLSFQSYRPTKKNILVVGPVPGKKYSEITFPILSPDPATKRDVHFLKYPIYVGGNRGRGQIYPDGSKSNNNVYNATATGIVNKIIRKEKGGYEITIVDASDGREVIDIIPPGPELLVSEGESMKLDQPLTSNPNVGGFGQGDAEIVLQDPLRVQGLLFFLASIILAQIFLVLKKKQFEKVQLSEMNF